In Ostrea edulis chromosome 10, xbOstEdul1.1, whole genome shotgun sequence, one genomic interval encodes:
- the LOC125665481 gene encoding uncharacterized protein LOC125665481: MKFEDCYVVLYVCICSVHVVLCGFNHRVTPSCDETADVCKFEFDIHYKFSMVYYFNGYSTPIVVRNGTLLKRSVYNSEEFTPLTPQELEEVLTVDGVYKLLFSINGELPGPPIVVYEGQTIEVLVKNGLSNEAFTIHWHGMIQKNTPWMDGASMVTQCPISSGDSFLYRFKAEPRGTHWYHSHQGTMRTDGLAGPLIVLPREDRTDIPEVEDEFILMIQDWNRNSSSLESHVIQHFNMHLYSNDFNCTTDCYKSTHAADGTNMGVVPFHSGLINGKGHYYPNKALDPLIPEIPMETFKVKPDRYYRFRIINAAMLFSFRFSIDEHTIHVISTDGNDVEMETGQSVVISSGERFDILIKTDGDPRKNYYIRAETTEVYDRHNDPYYPGRTMAILRYEDAPEELPKPTRHECTRENVCKVLNCPFKQYPVESNIMCMSTADFRSTEEMISRQPVPLPPKGEEIREDFLNFHYAGFRGSPFMAAINGYKFEFPTCPPQITYDPPARTCFNDCQDHDCGAYCECTHTLKYDQLPLNAGVQMILVNKDTFRGATNHPIHIHGHHVHILKIGYPEVDHKTGLIINDTPDIKCRGKDCKYPSWIHDEWAGGNVPGQNLRNPPLKDTVVVPRMGYVVLRFPLDNPGYWYMHCHMEAHQLEGMTLIIKEGLHSEQVKPPKNFPTCGDFTWSYEEYEAITNGVKVGLGAVSKNDAQNEYAKESAPGSQPTDLQGSSSQTTVTVLIVALCGTLLCLVVVLVKFIRCNPQHVIVCRGSSDKGVKPPPARFNGSDRQPLLSSKVTEISI, translated from the exons ATGAAATTCGAGGATTGTTATGTAGTGCTGTATGTTTGCATCTGTAGTGTTCATGTGGTTCTCTGTGGATTCAATCATCGTGTAACTCCATCTTGTGATGAAACTGCGGACGTATGTAAGTTTGAGTTTGacattcattacaaattttccATGGTGTACTATTTCAACGGGTATTCCACACCCATCGTGGTCAGGAATGGGACACTGCTAAAGAGATCGGTGTACAACAGCGAAGAGTTTACACCTCTCACGCCACAAG aGCTAGAGGAAGTGTTGACGGTGGACGGAGTTTACAAACTTCTATTCAGCATTAACGGGGAACTTCCGGGTCCGCCTATCGTGGTGTACGAAGGACAGACG ATCGAGGTGCTTGTGAAGAACGGTCTGTCAAACGAAGCCTTCACCATACACTGGCATGGAATGATCCAGAAAAACACCCCATGGATGGACGGTGCCTCCATGGTTACCCAATGCCCAATCAGCTCCGGGGATTCATTTCTGTACAG ATTTAAAGCCGAGCCGAGAGGGACGCACTGGTACCATTCCCACCAGGGTACAATGAGGACGGACGGTTTGGCGGGTCCTCTTATCGTCCTTCCACGCGAGGATCGGACGGACATACCGGAAGTGGAAGACGAATTTATATTGATGATCCAGGATTGGAATAGGAACTCTTCATCGCTGGAAAGTCACGTAATCCAACACTTCAACATGCATTT GTACTCCAATGATTTCAACTGTACAACAGACTGCTACAAGTCTACACACGCAGCGGACGGCACTAATATGGGGGTAGTGCCATTCCACTCCGGGCTCATTAATGGAAAAG GCCACTACTACCCAAATAAGGCGCTCGATCCATTAATACCGGAAATCCCTATGGAAACCTTTAAAGTGAAACCAGACAGGTACTACCGCTTCCGGATAATCAATGCAGCCATGTTGTTCTCCTTCCGGTTTTCAATTGATGAG CATACAATCCACGTGATCTCAACTGACGGAAATGACGTAGAAATGGAAACTGGGCAGTCAGTGGTCATCTCCAGCGGTGAACGATTTGACATCCTGATTAAAACAGATGGTGACCCTAGGAAAAACTACTACATCCGGGCAGAAACTACAGAAGTTTACGATAGACACAAT GATCCCTATTATCCCGGCAGGACCATGGCTATTCTGAGATACGAGGATGCCCCAGAGGAACTACCAAAACCTACGCGACACGAATGTACCAGGGAAAATGTGTGCAAAGTCCTCAACTGTCCATTCAA ACAGTACCCTGTTGAATCTAACATCATGTGTATGTCCACCGCTGACTTCCGGTCAACAGAAGAAATGATCAGCAGACAACCTGTTCCACTTCCACCAAAAGGCGAGGAAATTCGGGAAGATTTCCTGAATTTTCACTATGCAG GATTTAGAGGCAGCCCGTTCATGGCAGCCATAAATGGATACAAATTTGAATTCCCCACCTGTCCTCCACAG ATAACCTATGACCCGCCAGCGCGCACCTGTTTCAATGATTGCCAGGATCATGACTGTGGAGCTTATTGTGAGTGCACTCACACCCTGAAGTATGATCAGTTACCACTTAACGCGGGCGTACAGATGATTCTCGTCAATAAAG ATACGTTTCGCGGAGCCACTAACCACCCCATACACATTCACGGTCATCACGTGCACATCCTGAAGATCGGGTATCCGGAAGTGGATCACAAAACAGGACTGATTATTAATGATACGCCCGACATAAAATGTAGAGGAAAGGACTGTAAATATCCCAGCTGGATACATGATGAGTGGGCAGGTGGGAACGTTCCAGGCCAAAATCTACGGAACCCGCCATTGAAAGACACCGTTGTGGTGCCAAGGATGGGCTATGTTGTGCTTAGGTTTCCGCTAGATAATCCGG gttACTGGTATATGCACTGTCACATGGAAGCGCATCAACTGGAGGGAATGACTTTGATAATTAAGGAGGGACTTCATTCAGAACAAGTCAAACCTCCCAAAAACTTTCCGACCTGTGGAGATTTTACGTGGTCGTACGAAGAATACGAGGCAATTACCAACGGTGTCAAAGTTGGCCTCGGAGCCGTATCCAAGAACGATGCACAAAATG AATACGCAAAAGAATCTGCTCCAGGATCTCAACCCACAGACTTGCAGGGAAGTTCATCACAGACAACGGTCACGGTTCTAATTGTcgccctttgtggaactcttctATGCCTCGTGGTAGTTTTGGTCAAATTCATCCGATGTAACCCACAACACGTCATCGTGTGTCGAGGATCGTCTGACAAAGGCGTTAAACCACCCCCTGCCAGATTTAATGGGAGCGACAGACAACCCTTGCTATCTTCTAAAGTCACGGAGATATCTATATGA